The following nucleotide sequence is from Euzebyales bacterium.
GCGGTGCACTTCTGGCGCATCCGCAAGGACGGCGGCATCTCCGGGCCACTGTAGGGAAGGGTCGACGATGGCTGAAGATCCAGGGATCGACCAGGAGACCTTCGACAGGCTGGTCGCCGAGGGGCAGCCCGAACGCGTGGCGCGCGCCAAGGCGAAGGCAGCCGCGGCCCGCAAGTCCCGGCAGGCCGAGGCGTCGGCCGGCGACGGAGCGGCGAGCGGCGACGGCGGTGGCGGTGGCGAGACACCCGAGCAGGTCCAGGAGCGGGTGTTCAACGAGCTCGTCGCCGAGGGACAGCCGGAGCGTGTGGCCCGTGCCAAGGCCAAGGCGGCCGCGGCGCGCGCCAAGCGGTCGTCCGAGTCGGAGGCGGAGCCCGCGAAGCAGCCGTCGGCGTCGGGAGCGAAGGCCGCTGCCGCGCCGGCCGCTGCCGCTACCGCGGGCAACGGTGCGAGCGGCGCCGGCAACGGCGTCGCGTTGACGCCCGAGCAGCGCCAGCAGCGGGTCGCCGCGGCGCTGGCCGCGCGGGGGGAGGGTGGTCCGCACGAGCGGACGGGCGGCGTCGAGACGAAGTACGCGGGGCAGGAGCACACCCACCGGCTGCTGGCGATGGTGCCGCCGACTGGCATCCAGCAGATCCGCGGCAAGCAGGACGACAAGGCCTACACATGGCCGCACCTGCTGACGGCGGAGTTCGTCTGCCTGATGGCGGTGACCGCGTTCCTGTTCGTCTTCAGCGCCCTGGCCCCCGCGCCACTGCGTGAGCTGGCGAACCCCAACGTCACTCCGAACCCCTCCAAAGCCCCGTGGTACTTCCTCGGGCTTCAGGAGATGCTGCGGTACTGGCACCCGATGGTCGCCGGCGTGACGATCCCATTGATCATCGGTCCGCTCGGTTTGATCGCGATCCCGTACCTGGACCGCAACCCATCGATGCGCCCCGAGCGACGCAAGTTCGCCTACATGCTGTTCACGATGTTCCTGGTCGCGGCGTCGACGCTGACGCTGGCAGGCTCGTTCTTCCGTGGTCCGGGGTTCAACTGGACCTGGCCGTGGGCCGACGGCATCTGGTTCACCCTGTGACGGAGGTGGCGTGATGATGCTCGAGATCCTCGCGACGACGGCCGCGGGCCTGCTGGTGCTGGCCTGGTGGCTGCGCCGCGCCGCGCTGCGCCCGGCTGCTGTGCGCGCGCGCCCGGTCCCGGCGCCGGCCGAGCCTCCGTGCGCCGGTGACGTGCTGCTGATGGCGGCGCCGCCCGACACAGCGACAGGTGGACAGCCCACGGCCCGGCAGCAGCCGCCCCCCGCGGCGAGCAAGCCGCCGAAGCGCAAGGCGAGCGGTCCCACACGTCGCCAGTTCGTCAAGTGGGGGATGGGTCTGGGGATGCTGGGCGTCCTCACGGGGTTCGCGACCGCCAGCCTCGCGTTCATCTGGCCCAACCTGCGCGGTGGGTTCGGTGCGCAGCTGCCGGTCGGGACCGAGGACGACATCCTCAGCGAGATCGACGCCAACGAGGGCCGCTTCGAGTTACCCGAGGCGCGCTCGCTGATCGTGAGGTACGACGGGAGCCTTGACCCGGAGGGGCAGTACGCCGAGATCACGAACCAGACCAGCATCATGGCGCTGTACCAGAAGTGCGTGCACCTGGGGTGCAAGGTGCCGTGGTGCGCCGAGTCGCAGTGGTGGGAGTGCCCGTGCCACGGGTCGAAGTACAACCGCTGGGGCGAGTGGCAGTCGGGGCCTGCACCCCGCGGCCTCGACCGCTTCGTGGTCGAGGAGGTCGAGGGGCAGATCGTCATCGACACCTCCGCGGTGATCACGGGCCCGTCGCGCTCGGCCGCGGTGTTGAACCAGCCACCCGAGGGTCCGCACTGCGTGGGCATATGAGGCCGCGCGTCCACGCCGACCTGGCACGCATGGAAGGACCGATCTGGTGAGCCCCCTTGTTGCCGTTGCGATCCTGGCCCTGGCGGCCGTGCTCGTACCGGTGGTCCTGTACACACGCAGTGCGCGCGGACGCAAGCCGTGGATCGAGGACGTCCCCAGCGCCATGCGGCCCGGCTACTCCGACGAGGAGCTCGAGGGCAGGATCCGCATGCGCTACCTCACGTGGGGCGTCATGCTGACGATCTTCTTCGCCCTCGCGCTGCCGCTGTACTGGATCAACGAACAGCGCCGGCTGAGCAACGAGGTCGAGGGCTTCTTCACGGTCGCGGTCGAGCGGGGCGAGACGCTCTACACGGAGAACTGCGCGCTGTGTCACGGTGCGGACCTCAGTGGTGGTGGTGCCGCCTCGCCGTACAACGCCGACGAGAACTGGCCCGCTCCCAACCTGGCGACGATCGCGGCACGCTACGACAACAACCCCAACATCACCGATATCCGCCAGTACATCATCAACACCCTCGAGCACGGTCGGCCGGGTACCCCGATGCCGACCTGGGGCGCCGCATACGGCGGCCCGTGGAACGACCAGCAGATCGAGGAGGTCGCCGACTTCATCCTGTCGCGTCAGGTCGACGACACCGCCGAGGCGCAACAGGCGTCGGCGCTGAGCGGCCAGGAGCTGTTCGAGGGCAACTGTGCCCGGTGCCACGGGGAGGACGGCCGCAGCGGCGACGGACGACCGGGACCGTCACTGGTCGGCGTGTTCGAGCGTCACAGCCGCGACACGGTGCTCGGCATCCTGCAGAACGGCATCTACCTGGGCACGGGCGTCACGATGCCGCCGTGGCAGAGCGGCTACTTCTACCCCACGAGCCCGGGTGAGGAGGGCGGGCCCGCGGTGTACGAGGACACGGCGCTCAACAAGATCATCGACTACCTCGAGGAGCTCCAGCCCGCCGAGCTCCCGGCGGACGCCGGGCAGTACAACACGCCGGGTGTCGGCGAGGACGAGCGCGGTCCGTCCGGTGACGCCGGCAGCGACGAGGGAGAGGCGTGATGGCCGGTCTGCACACGGTCCTGCTGGCGGTCGCGGCGGCCGAGGAGTACGTCCCGCCGGACGACTGGCGCGGGGTGATCGCGCTGCCCGCCGGCATCATCATCTTCTTCGGCGCGATCTTCCTGCTGCTCAAGAGCAACCTCGGCACCCGCCGTGCCTACCTGGTCGAGGCCAGCTGCTTCTTCGGCTTCATGCTGATCCTGAGCCTGTTCTGGGGCTTCGGCGCACCGGGGACGCCGCGCAACACGGGTCCGCAGTCGCTGCCCGGCCAACCGGCGGACTACTACACGCCGAAGTGGGTCGCGTTCGCCGGTGACAGCACGCTGGCGCAGGAACGGTTCGGCCTGGTCCAGCAGTTTCCCGAGGGCTTCCAGGAGGAGGGCGGCGGTGACGGCGACGCCGCTGCGGGCGGCGGTGAGGGCGCGGCCGGCGGTGGCGGCGAGGAGGCCGAGGCCGGGGCCGAGGGCGCGGACGACTCCGCGGCGGGAGGCGCCGACGAGATCGGCAACTTCTTCCGCGAGGAGCGCGGCGGCGTCACGTTGATCGGCGACGAGTGGGTGCTGGCCGGTCCGCCGCTCGTGGCGACCGCCGAGAACGGGGAGAAGGTGGTCGGCGCGACGTATGCCAAGCCGTTCGCGTTCAACGACGACGGCGAGATCCCCGAAGGCCCTAATGGGCAGCCACTGTTCACCGAGGACCAGGTCGGGCAGCCGATCCCTGAGGACTTCCCGGTGCCGTCCGGGCTGGACCAGGCGGTGCAGGACCTCGTGACGCCGGAGACGTTCACGGCATACGCCTTCTTCGATCCTGGCTTTGCGTTCTTCCC
It contains:
- a CDS encoding Rieske 2Fe-2S domain-containing protein, yielding MMLEILATTAAGLLVLAWWLRRAALRPAAVRARPVPAPAEPPCAGDVLLMAAPPDTATGGQPTARQQPPPAASKPPKRKASGPTRRQFVKWGMGLGMLGVLTGFATASLAFIWPNLRGGFGAQLPVGTEDDILSEIDANEGRFELPEARSLIVRYDGSLDPEGQYAEITNQTSIMALYQKCVHLGCKVPWCAESQWWECPCHGSKYNRWGEWQSGPAPRGLDRFVVEEVEGQIVIDTSAVITGPSRSAAVLNQPPEGPHCVGI
- a CDS encoding c-type cytochrome; this translates as MSPLVAVAILALAAVLVPVVLYTRSARGRKPWIEDVPSAMRPGYSDEELEGRIRMRYLTWGVMLTIFFALALPLYWINEQRRLSNEVEGFFTVAVERGETLYTENCALCHGADLSGGGAASPYNADENWPAPNLATIAARYDNNPNITDIRQYIINTLEHGRPGTPMPTWGAAYGGPWNDQQIEEVADFILSRQVDDTAEAQQASALSGQELFEGNCARCHGEDGRSGDGRPGPSLVGVFERHSRDTVLGILQNGIYLGTGVTMPPWQSGYFYPTSPGEEGGPAVYEDTALNKIIDYLEELQPAELPADAGQYNTPGVGEDERGPSGDAGSDEGEA